A genome region from Nocardia sp. NBC_00565 includes the following:
- a CDS encoding WXG100 family type VII secretion target, translating to MAELWADPDRLRAVSPQFEQLGDDVNSALETLRQGIQSEGRCWGEDKPGQQFEQNYPQGDGQGSVGECLAALANLATKLKTTGDHITTTANGLQNQDQHNADQYRPL from the coding sequence ATGGCTGAACTATGGGCTGATCCCGACCGGTTGCGCGCGGTATCGCCGCAGTTCGAGCAGCTGGGCGATGATGTGAATTCGGCCTTGGAGACGCTTCGGCAGGGGATTCAGTCCGAGGGCCGCTGCTGGGGTGAGGACAAGCCCGGACAACAGTTCGAGCAGAACTATCCGCAGGGGGACGGCCAGGGCAGCGTCGGGGAATGCCTTGCCGCGCTGGCGAACCTGGCGACCAAGCTGAAGACAACCGGTGACCACATCACCACCACCGCCAACGGCCTCCAAAACCAAGATCAACACAACGCCGACCAATACCGGCCACTGTAG
- a CDS encoding YbaB/EbfC family nucleoid-associated protein, which yields MGDRVERWEQEQIRSANAGLRSALDAIQNDFDREIDELGEIQRKLAAMKIHATTPKNLARVTVNSSGMVTEITIADDAYRRSTPHQLTEDLNAAIRGAVEAATAAREKVLAPIKTIVDGMADLNEIIPGAPSLRNLQAVLSRTSPPPEPSR from the coding sequence GTGGGTGATCGCGTGGAGCGATGGGAACAGGAACAGATCCGGTCCGCCAACGCTGGGCTGCGTTCGGCATTGGATGCGATCCAGAACGACTTCGACCGTGAGATCGATGAATTGGGCGAGATCCAGCGCAAGCTGGCCGCGATGAAGATCCATGCGACCACACCGAAGAATCTCGCGCGGGTGACGGTGAACTCATCCGGGATGGTCACGGAGATAACCATCGCCGATGACGCCTACCGTCGCAGCACACCGCACCAGTTGACCGAGGACCTCAATGCCGCGATCCGGGGCGCGGTCGAGGCGGCGACCGCAGCCCGCGAGAAGGTGCTCGCGCCCATCAAAACGATCGTGGACGGGATGGCCGATCTCAACGAAATCATTCCGGGCGCACCGAGTTTGCGGAATCTGCAGGCGGTGCTGTCGCGGACATCGCCGCCGCCCGAGCCATCCCGTTGA